The Raphanus sativus cultivar WK10039 chromosome 2, ASM80110v3, whole genome shotgun sequence genome includes a region encoding these proteins:
- the LOC108840280 gene encoding uncharacterized protein LOC108840280, translating to MATLQRFKFLATQCGVAPSPTRSPSPRTSPLVQFRRKKTTLKMLLSLIPPSRREQPRIHHGRSLAADTDVAGRKLRDLFVTSSPVAEEEEKETRKGKTKEEVLAAMAAKLSAAGSSQVENSTAPVWFRFNKRLLQRAWRPKLGTIPE from the coding sequence ATGGCGACGCTCCAGAGATTCAAGTTCCTAGCGACGCAGTGTGGAGTTGCACCGAGCCCGACACGAAGTCCAAGCCCGAGGACAAGTCCGCTGGTACAGTTTCGTCGCAAGAAGACAACCTTAAAGATGCTTCTCAGTCTTATACCGCCTAGCCGTAGAGAGCAGCCGCGCATTCATCATGGCCGCTCCTTGGCTGCTGACACGGACGTAGCTGGACGCAAACTGCGAGACTTATTCGTGACTTCGTCTCCTGTagcagaagaggaagagaaagagacaCGGAAGGGGAAGACAAAAGAAGAAGTTCTTGCAGCCATGGCAGCTAAATTGAGCGCAGCTGGTAGTTCACAGGTGGAGAACAGTACAGCaccggtttggtttagattcaACAAGCGGCTTCTCCAGCGAGCTTGGCGTCCTAAGCTTGGTACCATTCCTGAGTAA
- the LOC130501342 gene encoding uncharacterized protein LOC130501342, with amino-acid sequence MSRLHHSDYPALDLNGDNYLDWAMNTSADLKSKGLGKCIKYGNDTLAYERRRAVLIMKKHLVKDLYDECSYINDPYDLWSRLNTMFFEPLLDESMKEWKALRFQDYESVDDYHFDLMRITYSLKLCGVVITNYDLLSKTRDTIHSKEVLLSQKAKGFTTYYDLLSYLSALEEKKQKRKVNLDKLDYVMEISAEYQCEMIYGDAEEAKKRKFGWTHIDDEIGLFIE; translated from the coding sequence atgtcgagactccatcactcggattacccagcccttgatctcaatggagacaattaccttgattgggcgatgaacacttcagccgatttaaagtctaaaggacttgggaagtgtatcaaatacggcaatgatacccttgcatatgaaaggcgtagagctgttttgataatgaaaaagcatctcgtgaaggatctgtatgatgagtgcagttacatcaacgatccttacgatctctggtcgagattgaacaccatgttcttcgagccactactagatgagtccatgaaagaatggaaggctctgaggttccaggattatgaatccgtggatgactatcactttgatcttatgagaatcacctatagtcttaaactatgtggtgtagtgataacaaactatgacttgttaagcaagactcgtgacacgatccattcaaaggaagtgttgttatcacagaaggctaaaggtttcacaacctattacgaccttctctcatacctttcagctcttgaggaaaagaagcagaaaaggaaagtcaacctcgacaaactcgactatgttatggagataagtgccgagtatcaatgtgagatgatatacggtgatgctgaagaagctaagaaaagaaaattcgggtggactcatatagatgatgagattggtttattcattgaatag
- the LOC108843328 gene encoding probable protein phosphatase 2C 15, which yields MASREGKRRTHQHHENLVPLAALLSRETRAAKMEKPIVRYGEAAQSRKGEDYLLIKTDTLRVPSNSSSAFSVFAIFDGHNGKAAAVFTRENLLDHVLSAIPRGLSRDEWLQALPRALVSGFVKTDKEFQSRGETSGTTATFVIVDGWTVTVACVGDSRCVLDTSGGSVSNLTVDHRLEDNKEERERVTASGGEVGRLSIVGGVEIGPLRCWPGGLCLSRSIGDMDVGEFIVPVPFVKQVKLSNLGGRLIIASDGIWDALSSEAAAKACRGLPAELAARQVVKEALRRRGLKDDTTCIVVDIIPPDISQEPSSSPNKHNNFFRSLLFRKKSNSSNKLSKKLSTVSIVEELFEEGSAMLAERLRSGDFSKEPTTGGGGIFTCAICQLDLAPSEGISVHAGSIFSTSLKPWQGPFLCTDCRDKKDAMEGKRPSGVKVI from the exons ATGGCGTCTAGAGAAGGAAAGAGGCGTACTCATCAACATCATGAGAATCTTGTCCCTCTTGCTGCTCTGTTAAGCAGAGAGACTAGAGCTGCTAAGATGGAGAAACCGATTGTTAGATACGGAGAAGCTGCTCAATCTAGGAAAGGCGAAGATTACCTCTTGATCAAGACTGATACTCTCCGTGTTCCTTCCAACTCTTCCTCTGCTTTCTCTGTCTTTGCG ATATTTGATGGGCACAATGGAAAAGCTGCAGCGGTTTTCACAAGGGAGAATCTGTTGGACCATGTTCTGAGTGCAATTCCCCGTGGGCTTAGCCGCGACGAGTGGCTTCAAGCTTTGCCTCGTGCATTAGTCTCTGGATTCGTGAAGACTGACAAGGAGTTTCAGAGCAGAGGAGAGACTTCAGGAACAACAGCCACGTTTGTGATAGTGGATGGATGGACCGTGACTGTTGCTTGCGTTGGGGACTCCCGCTGCGTCTTGGATACTTCAGGCGGTTCTGTTTCAAACCTCACTGTTGATCACAGGCTTGAAGATAACAAAGAAGA GAGAGAAAGGGTGACTGCTAGTGGTGGAGAAGTTGGAAGGCTAAGCATTGTTGGAGGCGTTGAGATTGGTCCTCTACGGTGTTGGCCTGGAGGTCTCTGTCTTTCTAGGTCTATAGGGGATATGGATGTTGGAGAGTTCATTGTTCCAGTTCCTTTTGTAAAGCAAGTGaag CTGTCAAACCTGGGAGGAAGGCTTATTATCGCCTCAGATGGTATATGGGACGCTCTCTCCTCAGAAGCTGCAGCCAAAGCTTGCCGTGGTTTACCAGCTGAACTTGCTGCTAGACAAGTAGTCAAG GAAGCATTGAGAAGAAGGGGTCTCAAGGATGACACAACCTGCATTGTGGTCGACATAATCCCACCAGACATCTCTCAAGAaccatcttcttctcctaatAAACACAACAACTTCTTTAGATCTTTGCTCTTTAGAAAGAAATCGAACTCATCTAACAAACTCTCCAAGAAACTCTCCACTGTCAGTATCGTTGAAGAGCTTTTCGAAGAAGGCTCCGCAATGCTAGCAGAAAG GTTAAGATCAGGTGACTTTTCTAAGGAACCAACAACAGGAGGAGGAGGGATATTCACGTGTGCGATATGCCAGCTAGACTTGGCTCCAAGTGAAGGCATATCGGTCCATGCGGGTTCAATCTTCTCCACGAGTCTAAAGCCGTGGCAAGGACCGTTCTTATGCACAGACTGTCGTGACAAAAAGGACGCAATGGAAGGGAAACGCCCAAGTGGAGTTAAAGTCATCTAA
- the LOC108843330 gene encoding F-box/LRR-repeat/kelch-repeat protein At1g09650, producing the protein MRIAIEEERLPNDLVEEILQRLDIKSLVRFTSVSKQWKSMIKSRSFASRHLASVQSRVPDILLGGDIHHESNPYSCLRTLESHSLFTKVNYIPKPSRRSLAVTGSCDGLVCIYDFRKVMYVFNPATRWYRFLPRAQIQQINCIRENQNSKCRGSYLGFGKDIVTSKYKMVWLYNSKGLGLDGQTTCEVFDFTTNTWRHVNGSPYRIYEELESQPLYLNGSLHWFTVESCGKIKMICFDLHTEIFQLMTEIPIATTWDHRIIMWSLNNCLCVSEMKNDGIQDIWSLNSHKVWDKIFSLNLNLGYTHGDGCRFPILPVTIFDKTRLLFLYPTNKDPSLYGPKKKTLLYSYTILEQILVFLWLFYLVIWIKLFLLFQA; encoded by the exons ATGAGAATCGCAATAGAGGAAGAACGATTACCGAATGATCTTGTAGAAGAGATTTTACAGAGACTGGATATAAAATCGCTTGTCAGATTCACATCTGTTTCTAAGCAGTGGAAGTCAATGATCAAATCAAGATCCTTCGCATCGAGACATCTAGCCAGCGTGCAGTCACGAGTTCCGGATATCCTTCTAGGCGGTGACATTCACCACGAATCAAATCCTTATTCTTGTCTAAGGACTTTAGAATCCCATTCTTTATTCACAAAGGTCAATTATATCCCCAAACCTAGTAGAAGAAGTCTTGCAGTTACAGGAAGCTGTGATGGTCTTGTTTGCATCTACGACTTTAGAAAAGTGATGTACGTCTTCAATCCAGCGACTAGATGGTATCGATTTCTTCCTCGAGCTCAGATTCAACAAATCAACTGCATTAGGGAAAATCAAAACA GTAAGTGTAGAGGATCTTATCTAGGGTTTGGTAAAGACATTGTGACAAGCAAGTACAAGATGGTATGGTTATATAACTCAAAAGGACTAGGCCTAGATGGCCAAACTACTTGTGAGGTTTTTGATTTTACCACTAATACTTGGAGACATGTGAATGGTTCTCCATACCGGATCTATGAAGAACTCGAATCTCAACCATTATATTTAAATGGATCACTTCACTGGTTTACTGTCGAGAGTTGTGGGAAAATAAAGATGATATGTTTTGATCTTCACACAGAGATTTTTCAGTTAATGACAGAGATTCCTATTGCCACTACATGGGATCACCGCATTATCATGTGGAGTCTGAATAATTGTCTTTGTGTGTCAGAGATGAAAAACGACGGCATACAGGATATATGGTCATTGAATTCACATAAGGTATGGGATAAGATTTTTAGTCTAAATCTAAATCTAGGATATACTCATGGTGACGGCTGCCGTTTTCCAATATTACCGGTCACAATTTTCGACAAGACACGGTTATTATTTCTTTACCCGACTAACAAAGACCCTTCTTTATAtggacccaaaaaaaaaacccttcTTTATTCGTACACGATACTGGAACAGATTCTCGTCTTCCTATGGTTATTTTACCTAGTTATTTGGATCAAGCTGTTTCTTTTATTCCAAGCTTGA
- the LOC108816958 gene encoding probable leucine-rich repeat receptor-like protein kinase At1g68400 → MEKRSLLLSLLLLCFFLSSSSSSDSEALLNFKSAADSTGKLFSWNSTTDPCKWTGVSCVGNRVTRLVLESLELTGSISSLASLTELRVLSLKRNRFSGPVLDLSNLAALKLLFLSENQFSGEFPPSVTSLTRLYRLDLSFNNFSGEIPPTLTHLTHLLTLRLESNRFSGLIPDINLSDLQDFNVSDNELVGHIPTSLSEFPTSVFGQNPSLCGAPLLKCTGYPTKPGQPDRATASPLNNPETIPSSPSSSVHSPKDGDKSSSARISTLALVAIILGDVIILSLVSLLLYCCFWRQYATNRKKHSKVLEGEKIVYSSSPYPTAAAQNSNNNQQQGGGERGRMVFFEGTRRFELEDLLRASAEMLGKGGFGTAYKAVLDDGNEVAVKRLKDAVNVAGKKEFEQQMEVLGRLRHGNLVSLKAYYFAREEKLLVCEYMPNGSLFWLLHGNRGPGRTPLDWTTRLKIAAGAARGVAFIHNSCKTLKLTHGDIKSTNVLLDGSGNARVSDFGLSIFAPSQTTAKSNGYCAPELIDGRKPTQKSDVYSFGVLLLEILTGKCPNLVETVHTGGAMDLPRWVQSVVREEWTAEVFDLELMRYKDIEEEMVGLLQIAMACTAATADHRPKMGHVVKMIEEIRGGGSETSPCNDGINSAAESSPCLSEDTYTCGGTTSQ, encoded by the exons ATGGAGAAACGGTCTTTGCTTCTCTCTCTACTCCTTCTCTGtttcttcctctcttcttcttcgagCTCTGATTCAGAGGCTCTTCTAAACTTCAAATCCGCCGCTGATTCCACCGGTAAACTCTTCTCATGGAACTCGACCACCGACCCGTGCAAATGGACCGGAGTCTCCTGCGTCGGAAACCGAGTCACCCGACTCGTCCTCGAGAGCCTAGAACTCACCGGGTCAATCTCCTCGCTCGCCTCGCTCACCGAGCTCCGAGTTCTCAGCCTCAAACGTAACCGCTTCTCCGGTCCGGTCCTAGACCTCTCGAACCTCGCAGCACTTAAGCTACTCTTCTTGTCGGAAAACCAATTCTCCGGCGAGTTCCCGCCGTCGGTCACTTCCCTCACTCGTCTCTACCGCCTTGATCTCTCCTTCAACAACTTCTCCGGCGAGATTCCACCGACGCTAACACACTTAACACATCTCCTCACTCTCCGGTTAGAATCAAACCGGTTCTCCGGTTTAATACCAGACATCAATCTCTCCGATCTCCAAGATTTCAACGTCTCCGACAACGAATTAGTTGGACATATACCAACGTCCTTGTCGGAATTCCCAACCTCCGTCTTCGGACAAAACCCCTCTCTCTGCGGAGCTCCGTTGCTAAAATGCACCGGTTACCCAACTAAACCGGGTCAACCGGATAGAGCAACAGCTTCCCCTCTAAACAATCCAGAAACCATACCTTCCTCTCCGTCTTCCTCAGTTCACTCCCCCAAAGACGGAGACAAAAGCAGCTCGGCGAGAATCAGCACGTTAGCACTCGTGGCTATCATCCTCGGAGACGTCATCATCCTAAGCCTCGTCTCTCTCCTTCTCTACTGCTGCTTCTGGAGACAATACGCCACGAACAGGAAGAAACACTCTAAGGTTCTCGAAGGGGAGAAGATAGTCTACTCCTCGAGCCCTTACCCAACGGCAGCGGCGCAGAACAGTAACAACAACCAGCAGCAAGGAGGTGGAGAGAGGGGTAGAATGGTCTTTTTCGAAGGAACTAGGCGGTTCGAGCTGGAAGATCTTCTCCGAGCCTCGGCGGAGATGCTAGGGAAAGGAGGGTTCGGGACGGCGTACAAGGCGGTGCTTGACGACGGCAACGAGGTGGCGGTGAAGCGGTTGAAAGATGCGGTGAATGTGGCTGGAAAGAAGGAGTTTGAGCAGCAGATGGAGGTTTTGGGGAGGCTGCGTCATGGTAATCTTGTGAGCTTGAAAGCTTATTACTTTGCTAGAGAAGAGAAGCTTCTTGTCTGTGAATACATGCCTAACGGTAGTCTCTTCTGGCTTCTCCATG GTAATCGTGGACCGGGTCGGACCCCACTAGACTGGACCACGCGCCTCAAGATCGCAGCTGGAGCGGCGCGTGGAGTAGCTTTCATCCACAACTCATGTAAAACCCTCAAGCTCACTCACGGTGACATAAAATCCACCAACGTCCTCCTCGACGGCTCCGGTAACGCTCGAGTCTCTGACTTTGGCCTCTCTATCTTCGCGCCGTCGCAAACCACCGCCAAATCTAACGGCTACTGTGCGCCGGAGCTGATCGACGGTAGAAAACCCACCCAAAAATCGGACGTATACTCGTTTGGAGTGTTACTTCTCGAGATACTCACCGGGAAATGTCCTAACTTAGTGGAGACGGTTCACACCGGCGGGGCGATGGATTTACCGAGGTGGGTCCAATCGGTGGTGAGAGAGGAGTGGACGGCTGAAGTGTTCGATTTGGAGCTGATGAGGTATAAGGATATAGAGGAGGAGATGGTGGGACTGCTGCAGATTGCTATGGCTTGCACTGCGGCGACGGCGGATCACCGACCAAAGATGGGTCACGTGGTGAAGATGATAGAGGAGATACGTGGAGGTGGCTCTGAGACGTCGCCGTGTAACGACGGGATCAATTCTGCGGCGGAGTCCTCACCGTGCTTGTCTGAGGACACGTATACGTGTGGTGGGACTACTAGTCAGTAG